One Mugil cephalus isolate CIBA_MC_2020 chromosome 17, CIBA_Mcephalus_1.1, whole genome shotgun sequence genomic window, gagtctgctgcaggccttcttgtacacagctgtactgttggtcaTTTAGTTCAGTCTGCTGTCGATGGTCACTCCCAGGTATTTGTACTcctccaccacatccacatccctGCCAAGGATGGCTGAGTGGCTGAGGAGCTGTTcacttcctcctgaagtcaatcaccAGCCTGCAGCCTTACGTTGGTTCAGCCTCTCCAGCTGTCTCCTCACCTGGCCAGTCAGGGGAGGGGTTCTTCTGCTGGAGTTTGGCCTCTAGCTTCCTCCTGTAGGAGTCCTTACACTCCCTCAGCTTGTCCCTCAGTTGGTGCTGTACCCTCCTTAGCTCCTCCTTGTCTCCAGACCTGAAGGCTCTCCTTTTGTTGCTCAGCAGAGTCTTCAGGTTGCTGGTGATCCATGGCTTATTAGGGCAGTCGGGGGGGTACGACAGACCTGCCTAGTGGGGGGTAGAGCagttgtactgtatgtattgcAGGCATTTGCATACAGCAgatccagtgttttgttgtcACAGGTGTGGCAATCAGCATACTGGGTGAAGTCTGTAAATGTTCTGTCCAAGGTGACGTGGTTGAAGTCCCAATTGATCACCATAAACAAGTTCAGCTGCTATGTCTGCAGACGGGAGACAGTGGTGTTGATGACGTCAGCAGCCACCTCGGCGTCGGCTGATGGGGGGGAAGTGGACGGAATGGCGGATGTGAACTCCCTCGACAAATAATAAGGACGCAACCCTACAGCCAGTAGCTCCACGTTTGGGGTACAGAGACGTTCTTTCACGCAGATGTGTCCAGGGTTACGCCACCACTCATTCACATACAGCGCAatcccacctccctccttcttACGCCTAGAAGTCACGTCAATGTCCGCCCGCACAGGTGCAAAGCCAGATGTTGCGATGTTGCGGTCCGGCATTGTGCGACTGCAGCCATGTCTCTGTAAAACACAATAAGCTGCACTTGCGGAAATCCCTCTGGGTGTTGATCAGCGCCACTAGCTCGTCTGTCTTGTTTGCGAGAGAGCGAACGTTACCCATGATGATCCCAGGCTGGCTTGTATCTCCTCTTCTTAGCTTTCACCTTCTTCACAGCCCTGCTCGCCCATCCTCGTAAGGGATTCCAGGCCTGGCTCCAGGCGGCAGTACAGGTTTACACAGCGTAACCAGCTGGTCGCATGTGTAACCAATGGCCATGCCTCTCTGTCCATAACACTCCGTTATAAAGAGTAACGAAAGTAGCAGtaaaagtgaaaggaaaaaactgAGATTCACAAAAACCATTGCTGCACAGTATTTAGTTCCAGTTTAGGTAAAAAAGTAGacacaaaagtacaaaaaaagtACGGAAAAAGGtggataaaacacacacaagaagcaCGCACTCAGGAGCTGCTGCAACAGGTGTCTGCTCACCACGGCATCAAGTAGccaaatgataaataataataaaacctgcCAGTTGGAGCCTGTTTTACATGATCACAGTGCATTTGTTAGGCTAATGTGATTTGttacaaactcaaaaaaagaaaagggatgaAATGAAAGCGGTTGGTATGAAGCCTGAATGCTCTTTAGAGTACTGCAGCACATAGCCTGCACCGGTGCAAGTTCTTTATACGTGCACGTGCCACTTATCCCTGCTGTGTATTTTTTAGCAGTCgtattaatttttgtttctacttcctgctttactttcaaCATTGACGCGTGAAACTTTTTTCAAAACTTTCGCCAAAACTTTGCAGAAGACGAgttatacaaatgtttgtataacctcctcagttaacccttcctcagtgtgttccatctgtgttgatccaaaacaatcaattcaaaaattgtgaagatggaaaagcagTTGGAAATACTACAGTGGAAACGTGCTACTACTGAGCGGagcaatcacagctcttgcagtatgcatagttacatttctaggGAGGTGTAGGAGGTTTAGGAAGTTTATGTCActtaaaattttaattatttatagaCGAATTGGAATTTCTCAAGTTGAATAATTGCATAACGAAATCAAATTGAATCACGCTTTTTAAATTCGTATGGTTTCACTTTCATAATTACATTGAAAAAGAGAAttagataaaaaatatttaaatttaaaattgaattgaaatttaaACTGGATGTGCATATATTTTTGGATACAGACACAATTTTCTGCAAGATTATGGTTACATAATACATATGAGTTTAAAGGGCAGGCTCTAaccttaaatttaaatgtattcacaGCTAAATTAGAGGAAGAAGCATCATCCAGTCAGAAAAGAGTTTATTATTAggtatatttgtacatacaaggagtttgtcttggtgtttgttgcattaaaaaatgtagaataagataaaataaaataaatcatgaacatatacacactaaaatatacaaaacataaacaaatataaaaaatatacaatcaACTTTGCTTCACTGGGCTTAATCTGAGCTGACAGTAAATCTCTATACACTTTGGACTTCCTAGGGTGGCTTCTGTCTTCTGCCACATCATCAGTCAATACTACCCCAATATCATCGGAAGCAATGCAGTCtcattttgtttgcttgtgGGTGCAGGTAGAGATGAGGCTATGCATGTTGTTGACATAGCAACTCTTGCTATGACCACTGCAGCAGAGTGTAGATATGGGCAGTTCAATTGAATAAAGAGCTGCATCTGAATTACTTAGACTTAGGCAGACTTTAATAATCTGCAATGGAAGTTACTGTagcttagctgcacataaaagtaacactcctaaaaaacacatgtaaaaagaaagataaaataggattgaaataaaaacaaaaactgaattacaaTTAGGTGAACTAAATGTGTTAGCACAAATAGAGCTGGGATTTCAGTGAAGACTGTATCATTTCAGGTCTACAgaattcaatttaaattatTGTCCAACTTGACATTACTATTCAAATTATTACATTCAGCTGGTCTGTCATGATAAGAGGACATCTCTGTTTGGACAAATATGAAAGGTAATTTGCATtgtgatttttatgtaacaaaTTACGGGTGTGGTGATTTGCACAGGATTAATATTACACGACTAGAGGTCACCAGGTCAAACTAGTCCTCTGTGAATAGGGCTAAATATTAAGTTTTTCAGTGTAATCATTCAGGATAACCCTACAAATTAACAcataaatcagtttttaattatGCAAACACCTCCCTTTAAGACCAATTCATAAATTGTGTAATTGTAACATTGTTTTTCACATTTGGCTATTAGAGCATTATTAACTACAAGAGTCAAGTGCTTGCCAGGAAAGACATTCATTTAAGAGATCCAGTAAAGTGCTGTAGGTCTGTGAGAGTGGTTCCCAGAAAATGTGCCACCTCAGTGGCTTTTGATTTCACATTACTGTAGGGAGAAATGTAAAGCCATTGGTACAAAGACAATTGGGCATTCGCTTTCCCAGAAATCTTAATTCttacatgttttcttttgtgtcctcACTCCTCACCACCACAGTGTTTTAAGAATCTCATTGCCAAGAAGAAGCGTCTGGTTGTCCTGTTCAGTCACTGGTTGCTCCACGCTTATGGCATCATCTCTATCTCCCGATTGGACAAGATGCACCAGGACCTACCGATGTTGGCCCTAGTGCCAGGTCCTGCCCTGTTTTACATCGCCACAGCCAAGTTCACTGAGCCCAGCCGCATCCTGTCTGAGAGCGGCAACGGACACTGATCTGGGTTAAGAAGGAATTCAGCAGGAATTCAGTAgattaatattaaatacattttttgttctCCCACCAAAGTAGACAATGACAGTGGGTGACGCCATGCTACCACTGTTCAAAATGATGTTTTTCAAATGCGATATTTAGTTTTACAAACAGTCCATATCCAGTTGGAGAGTCAATGTACAGTGATACAAAACGAAGAAACCACTGTAAAGAAGCTGAAAACTTATTTGACTTAGTCACATACTACAGATTCTGTTTTGGGATAATTAAGCAAGataaaatatacacatacattataaccaccttcccaaattttgtgtaggtcttccttatGCATTCATAACAGTTCAATGGGTCTTCTGAGATTGTCCTGTGATGCCTGGTAACAGaatgtgaatttggaggccatgtcaacaccttgtgctgtttttcttgtttttttttttttttttttcattctttctaaaaatgttttgtatgtgactgtgtcaggctgcatcctgctggagatggctgcggCCATCGAGGAGtgacattgctatggggtgggggtacatgtctaagtaacatccacatgaatgccaggtccaaaagtttcccagtagaacattggattgtcacaagacgctcactgttatttactcaACAGTAGTCATAAGGTTAttcctgattggtgtatgtaacTGCACATATCTGTTATTGGACTTGTGTGGCTGTAATTTCTCAGATTtccttttaatgtgaaactgtCAGTGCTATCTGTTTTGTAAATATATGTATCCTTGTGAATATTCTGTAAGATTTGCTTCATGTACACAAGCTCAAATTGCAAGTTAAGatttcactttgaaaaacaGTGCCCTTAAGTTCATAAAGCCTTTACTTGGATAATTTCTTGAAATAGAAATTGTTATTGAATCATATAAGTGCACCCTGTCAGAATGAGTTCAAACCAACTATTTATGAATCACCTTAACACGTCccataaatatatatcatcTGCCACAGCCAAACAGTATGGTTTCATAAATCCAAGATTTTCAAGTCATACTGATATTATTGGAATCCACTGACATTATTACCTATCTTAAATGTAATCCATCTCTAGCCACACATACCTGTGTCAGAAACCTGTACCCATATACTTGTAGTTTGTTTTGTGGGTATGCTCATTCAGTAAAAACTTAAAACAGATTTGTTGCATAATTTCAGAGTTGAGGGTTTTTATTCAGCAAGCCAGATATCTATAGATCATGTTTGTTGGGACCTTGTATGTTGTGTCCATTAACATTGGTCTTCACAgacaaagttttcattaaaataaaagtctggcAGAACTCAAAACAAGCACTGTGCTAGTTTAATGTCCATGTGTTCTAAAGTTTAAACAGGCAACAGAAAACCTTTTGAAGTGTGTCAATGGTGAACACAGTTTATTGTGTGATTACTACAgacttatttaattttctttcctgttttaggctttttattttgcaccCGTTATAGTTCATAAAATATggtgcttttttaaaaacaaaaaacaaaaaacaaaacaaaacaaaaacctctgagtTTGAAGATACTGTCAAACACTTAGGTGTTCCTTTTAGCCGTTTCATCTAGCAAGACTGTAAAGAGCTAACAAGTGCAAAAACTCCAATCATGGCCTCTAACCACTCCTTCCTGTCTGTTAAGGTAATACTGACATTCTATCAGTATATTAACCAGCTCTATGGATACATTTGAGCAGCAGATACTTAACATACCAATGAAATTATGTGCAGCATCAACAATGAAGCTTTGTCACACTAGCAAAGGTATGTTTGATACAATAAGTTGACTGTATCCAGTGTACAAGTTTTGTTCCACAAAACCTGCTCAAGTGATTAAGAACTCCCTAGTTTCtcacaaattaaacattttactaCAAAAATGTTTCATGAACACATACTGCAAGTACAATGTTAGGGTTTACATTCAGTTCCTTATGATTACTGCAGTCATATTACTTATGCATTTTCACATCTCAGTAACAGACACTCAGTAGTTCTAAGTTAATCACTCCATGCAGATATGTGCAGCTCTGTTTCCTGAGTGCTGGAATTCGTAACTTCTGCTCTGTTGCCAGGACAGCGCTACTGAGGTCAAAGAAGCCCCATATCGGACAACCCTGTGAAGCTCTGTTTCTATAActgaaattttttttaacagcattgTGACACCTATAGTATATCCGTGAACCACCACCGCCACAGAAGCGCAGCCTTCTCCAGCgtttcattaaaataacagaTTCCACAATCCATAAAGTCATTAGCAAGTAATGAATTTCACATGTGCAAGCACTAAGCAAAGAAATCAGCAGTCTTAACGCTGACCATCTGTATTACTTCTGAATGTAGATAATGATGATGCACAGTGTTCCCACCAGTCCCAAAGCCTGAATGCCCAAGAACCAGAGCAGCAGCCAGAAGAACACAATCACAACTGGTTCGACAATCTTGTCCCCAAAGTACATCTGGCTGAAGCCCATTCCCCTTAAACACTTATTGAGCATCCCAAACAGAGTCCCCATCCGCTGACAGTCATCCAAATGAGGTTGTCTGGTAATGGGTCCATCCACGTGGGGCCATCCAACACTGGAATCACTTAGAGGTCGATGTCTGGTTTGACCAACATCAACCTATGGATAGAAAGTTTAACAAaagattatatttaattttaggGTTCTCAGATAGGAAAACTGTTCAAAATATACATAATTTTAAATAGAATAcaaatattaagatattcatcTAAAAGGGTAAGAACATCCCATGAAAACCCTTTGGCTTTTGACATATGCAAAAACTGAACCCTACCATATACTTGACAAACTACACAAGATAAATTAGCATCCATCATATATTAAGCAAACATATTAACAGATTTATTATCTTTCTGTGGTTGTATAAGAAAGTGTTGCCCTCTTTAGTAGAAATAACGTCTTGGTGCTCCGCATACCACTGTCCTTTGCAAAGTCCTTAACTTGAGTGTTTCTTCCCATTGCGTTCCGTGGGTCTGTCTATGTTACGTGTTTAGTTTTGCTCGTTTCTTTGTTTAGACAACGCCCCTCCTGTCCAACTTGTGTTCTACTAGGCAATAGGAGTCTGGTTTGACATTGCTTCCGCCTTCCCCTTACACAGCAGGGTACCAACAGGCACTTTCAGCACTTTGTTCTTCTGGATTACTTGTTTGAAGTATTCGTGTATTATGTCAGACACGGTAGAATGCGTGAGCGTTCTCATTCTTTAACTCGGGAGCGGATCAAAATAGAGCAATCGTATTACAATATGAAAAAAGCTTTGCGCTGTGAGACCTCTCTGATTTCAACCCAGAAACTACCCAGTACTACCCAGAGAAGAACTCGGCCCTACTAGCGACAAGGAAATCAACATGTAGCATTATTGCTTCACCCGCTGTCGCGGTATCCGCCCTTCTCCGTCGGCTCGTTCAACAGTACGCCGTCTTCTCTGGTTTCCTGATGGCGAATCTTCGAATTCACTTCGCTGAAAATGATTTGGCTCATTTAAATGCGGCGTTACAGTAGACATTCTACCAGTACATCAACTACTAATAACTTTCAAGACTCAAAACATGCGAGGGAAGCGATTAAGAATCCAGTCCGAAATAACATACTATCTAACCTGACAGAAGTCACAAGAATAAGGATGCGACGAACTTGAAAACCTCCATTAAGTCACTAACACTCAGACGACATTATTTACTGCACTGGCCAAATATCCTGTACGACACACGCGTATACAGTTGTACTGTATCCCAAAATGCATTGCAGTCACTCTATGCGTTTGTCTATGGTTCAGAGCATATAGTCAATGGCTCAAAGTCGTATATTAGAGGTTTGAGGCCGCCCCCTACTGTATCGGAGGGTGAACATTTCTTCTTCCACCCATACTTATTTacgtatataaaaataaaagaggacaTGCAGGAATTGCATTGAAGACGACAGTATATTCTACAGGTGTGATTGTAATTATGAATTTCTGGATGAGTATTCTGAATATGACATTAACATGCTATTCTTATTTAATAATTGGTATTT contains:
- the fam241a gene encoding uncharacterized protein FAM241A is translated as MSTVTPHLNEPNHFQRSEFEDSPSGNQRRRRTVERADGEGRIPRQRVDVGQTRHRPLSDSSVGWPHVDGPITRQPHLDDCQRMGTLFGMLNKCLRGMGFSQMYFGDKIVEPVVIVFFWLLLWFLGIQALGLVGTLCIIIIYIQK